GATGTATTCATCCAAACGATGAGCGTTCTGGAAAACGCCGGATTTCCGCGGAATCGGATCGAAGTGTATCTGATCGCTGGATTGCCGGAGGAGACGCTGGAACAGGTGATCGATAGCGTTCGCTTTGTCGCCGATCAGGGCGCGATTTCGCGATTGGCATTTTTTACGCCGATCCCAGGGACAGTGGAATGGGAAAAGGCGCGGCGCAAAGGACTCGTTTCCGATGACACCGATCCACTGTTGACGAACAATTCCGTCTTTCCGTTCTATACCGAACCGAACAGAGCGGAGGAGTTTAAACGACTGATTCGATTCACCAACGAAACGAATGAGCGAACACGCCAGCAAACACATTTACAATTGGAGGAATTAGACGATGGGAGCAATTAAATCCAATACAACAGCGCAACCATTTTTCGCACTGATGTTTTCGGAGCGGGAATTATATGATTTAGCAATAAACCGGATTCGGGAAAAATACGGCGAGATAATGGGCGTCGGACCGATTTTCAAGGTTTCGGACTTCACCGATTACTATGAAAAGGAATTTGGGAAAGATTTACAGAAACAGTTTTTTGTGATGAAAGAACCTGTCGATCTGCAGAATTTTGCGCGAGTCAAAATCTGGTCGAACGAGTTAGAAACGGAAACAGCAAAAAGCGATTCCGGGCGGCTCGTGCGAACGATCGATCTCGATCCCGGTTATCTCGAACCATCGAAGTTGGTATTATACTCGACGAAGAATTTCTCGCACCGT
The Candidatus Marinimicrobia bacterium CG08_land_8_20_14_0_20_45_22 genome window above contains:
- a CDS encoding DUF4416 domain-containing protein, whose product is MGAIKSNTTAQPFFALMFSERELYDLAINRIREKYGEIMGVGPIFKVSDFTDYYEKEFGKDLQKQFFVMKEPVDLQNFARVKIWSNELETETAKSDSGRLVRTIDLDPGYLEPSKLVLYSTKNFSHRVFVTDGIFGEVTMIYEHGKFKFLPWTYPDYSSDENVKFLMVMRDGIVRAGRNQLRKGLSNRL